Proteins encoded together in one Bacteroides ovatus window:
- a CDS encoding RNA polymerase sigma-70 factor, which translates to MIDEDIELYSLFRKGDRKAFDTLFLKYYSILCAFGKYYIPIEDAEEVVLDIMTWLWENREFQIIETSLRSYLFMAVRNRCLDLISKNQTKRRCYEHMFAKEMQTSFEDPDFYVVEELMAKIEKAVMRLPDSYRITFEMSRYQDKTYKEIAKELNVSIKLVEYRIQQALRLLRVELKDYLPLITIIFPYFL; encoded by the coding sequence ATGATAGATGAAGATATTGAGCTTTATTCTCTTTTTAGAAAAGGAGATAGAAAGGCTTTTGATACTTTATTTTTGAAGTATTATTCCATACTATGTGCCTTCGGGAAGTACTATATTCCTATAGAAGATGCTGAAGAAGTTGTTTTGGATATCATGACATGGCTATGGGAAAACAGAGAATTCCAGATCATAGAAACTTCTTTGCGAAGTTATTTGTTTATGGCGGTCAGAAACAGATGCTTGGATTTAATAAGTAAGAATCAGACAAAAAGACGTTGTTATGAGCATATGTTTGCTAAAGAAATGCAGACAAGTTTTGAAGATCCTGATTTTTATGTAGTGGAGGAATTGATGGCGAAAATAGAAAAGGCCGTGATGCGATTGCCGGACTCCTATCGTATAACTTTTGAGATGAGCCGTTATCAAGATAAAACATATAAAGAGATTGCGAAAGAATTAAACGTTTCCATAAAATTAGTGGAGTATCGTATCCAGCAAGCATTGAGACTTTTACGTGTAGAACTAAAAGACTATTTACCGTTGATTACAATCATATTCCCTTATTTTCTCTAA
- a CDS encoding GNAT family N-acetyltransferase: protein MDTQQIDVMVADASHEVYVDTILETIRNAAAVRGTGIAERTHEYVATKMKEGKAIIALCGDTFAGFTYIESWGNKQYVATSGLIVHPDFRGLGLAKRIKQASFQLARLRWPKAKIFSLTSGAAVMKMNTELGYVPVTFNELTDDEAFWKGCEGCINHDILVAKNRKFCICTAMLYDPTEPRNIKKEQERNNI, encoded by the coding sequence ATGGACACTCAACAAATAGATGTTATGGTAGCCGACGCCTCACATGAGGTTTACGTTGACACTATTTTGGAAACTATCAGAAATGCTGCCGCCGTACGAGGAACAGGAATTGCGGAACGCACACACGAATACGTAGCGACAAAGATGAAAGAAGGTAAGGCGATTATTGCTCTTTGTGGTGACACTTTCGCCGGATTCACCTATATAGAATCATGGGGAAACAAACAATACGTGGCTACTTCCGGTCTGATCGTTCATCCCGATTTCCGTGGATTAGGACTGGCCAAACGTATCAAACAAGCTTCTTTCCAACTGGCACGTCTCCGATGGCCGAAAGCTAAAATATTCAGTCTGACCTCTGGTGCAGCCGTCATGAAGATGAATACCGAACTGGGTTATGTGCCTGTCACCTTCAACGAACTGACAGACGACGAAGCTTTCTGGAAAGGATGCGAAGGATGTATCAACCATGATATCCTGGTAGCGAAAAACCGCAAGTTCTGCATCTGTACAGCCATGCTATACGA
- a CDS encoding arginine repressor — protein sequence MKKKANRLDAIKMIISSKEVGSQEELLQELNREGFELTQATLSRDLKQLKVAKAASMNGKYVYVLPNNIMYKRSTDQSAGEMLRNNGFISLQFSGNIAVIRTRPGYASSMAYDIDNNEFSEILGTIAGDDTIMLVLREGVATSKIRQLLSLIIPNIE from the coding sequence ATGAAGAAGAAAGCAAATCGGTTAGACGCCATCAAAATGATTATCTCAAGCAAGGAGGTCGGTTCGCAGGAAGAACTGCTGCAAGAGCTGAACCGCGAAGGCTTCGAACTGACACAGGCCACCCTTTCCCGCGACTTGAAACAATTGAAAGTAGCCAAGGCTGCCAGTATGAATGGAAAGTACGTATATGTACTGCCGAACAACATTATGTATAAACGTTCTACCGACCAGAGTGCCGGTGAAATGTTACGCAACAACGGATTTATCTCTTTGCAGTTTTCCGGTAACATCGCCGTTATCCGCACCCGTCCCGGTTATGCCAGCAGCATGGCTTATGACATCGACAACAATGAATTCAGTGAAATTCTGGGAACCATTGCCGGTGACGATACGATCATGTTGGTGTTGCGTGAAGGAGTTGCAACCAGTAAAATACGTCAGCTTTTGTCACTCATCATTCCCAATATCGAATAA